The DNA sequence TGCTTCTGGCAATTCAGATTTTGGTTTGCAACAAGGCCTGGGAATCGGACAATGTAATATGTTCGTCGGCTGATTCAGATGGCACAAGGCCAGGGACTGCATTTGGAAGTTGGAGTCCAATTCTCCtccatcattttatattttggcaTACTAAGATGGGTCTTGCCCAAGGTCTTATGGCAGGTCACTGGGGCCCTAGTTTAGGCTTTGTGATCATTCTTCTTCTCTAGGCTTCCTGTGGTCAGATTCTCAAAATGGGCCAAGGAGTTTGGCTAAGGGAGTTACTGTGGTTTtccccagctcttggtttccttGTTGTAACCCAAATTAAGACAGAGAATGGTGCTCCATTTCCCAAGCTTGGAAAGATGGAATTCAAGAGCTGAAATCCTACAGGTAAAAGGAAACTGCAACAGGCTGTCCTGCAGGCCCATGGGGTTTTCCCAAGGGCAAGATCCAGGCTCCAGGAATGACGTCAGACCCCAGCTATTCAGTGCCCTATCGCCTCAGGCTACCTGCGTTTTCCATTGCCAGAGAATGGCTAGGGAGGGCTTTCTGTCTGTGGGAGGTGACGGGTGAAGAGGGCCCAGCTGTGATGCTAggaggagcctgactcaggaggAACCAAACATTCCCGAACCTGAAAGACCAAGCTGCTTGCGGGAACGGAGTCAAACTTCTCAAGCACTTTTCCTGAGCTTCTCCCTATTCCACCACTTATTTCGTGctctctcccccacctcaccccGCTTTGGGGATGGTTATTGGGGTTTTGGAGTGTGGtgtcttgggttcaaatccctgctcaGTTTCTTAGGAGCTGCCTTACCTACGTAGAGTcacactccctttctgggcctctgtttcttcaCCTTTAAAAAAGATGGGTAATACCCACTTTCTCGGATCGTGAGGATTAAACAAGATCACGTACGTATTTGATAATCAGAAGGTTTTCTCAGAAAATGGGTCATCAGTGGACCAGAGggatttgaatatattttgttgATCCAAATTGAGGCGCCTTAAAGAATGGTTGAGCTGGAAAGCACCTCAAATCTTTGGGCCTTAAGGACTTCCAAACTGGAGTTCAAGGGGACTGTTTACAGTATTTCTAAACGATAAGGGAAACCACTTACTTACTCTTGATATAGTCTcacttttctttacttttgtCTGGAATAGTATCAACTCAAGGTGATAATATGATTATCACATGCTGTTCAGAGTTCTGATTGGCAGTTACATGTGTCTTTGATAAGTTTTTTTAATGGGGAACTAATTAGTGGAGGGTAGACTGAATGTTGGCAAACGTTAATGTTGTCTAACTCCTCATTTCGTAATCAGGGAAGCTGGGGTTTAAGAAGGAAGTGGCTTGCTAGTCACGCAGCTCATAGAGCTGGCTCTAAAACCCACATTCTTTCCCCAGAATCAGTTACTTCCCTTCTTTCCATTCTGGAGAAGGGGGATCTAGGCTCAATGAAGTTGAGGGGTTTGGGTCGGCTGGGACAGGAATAAAGTGATTCATCAATTTGCTGTTACTCTTTCTGTTTTgactcattcagcaaatatttactgactgcGTACACTCTGTGGACTCAGAGGAGAAGGCGGAGGGAAAACAGTTACGGTGGCAGGCAGGGTCAGAATGTGCTTCCAGGTATGACTTCAGAACCTGTCCTTTAttctattttgaatatatatgtatatataaatataaatggataccCATGTTATAAAGCACCCACTACACTGCCTCCTCATAATCAGGTTGTGTCAGAGGGCAGGGATTGTCCCAGTCGTACGTGTCCAAACCTTCCTGGCACCCAGCAGCAGGGTCATTTAAAGTTATCCCAGACACTTActaggagaaagaaaatagaacctATATTTAGAGGTTCATTAATTCCTAAACTTCTTTACTTGGCTCTTGCCTACCCCTCTCCCTACTGCTCTCCAGATTGCAGCTCTTTTCTTCAAGATTCCCCTGCAGAGGGCACGCAAGCTCTACCGCTCTTGTGCCTCACTTCCGTTGGCCTTCACCCTTCATCTTGCGCATGTGCAAATTTCCCTTCCCGGCGGCCTGTACACCAGCGGAGTTGGCTGGGGTCAAAGATTGCATCCACTACGCCTGCGCACTGtaggccccgccccctccaccgccggccccgccccctccaccgCCGTCCCCGGAAACGCTTCCTTCCTACGCCGTCGCTGCTGCTGCAGCCGTCGTCGTTGGACCTTTGCCTCTCTAGGCCGGTAGGGCTTCTCCTCCATGGTCCTGTCTGTCAGCGCTGTTTGGGGAACCAGCCGGTGAGGCTGGGCCGCGCTCGGACGCTTCGACTCTCGAATCGGTCACCGGTGAGTGAGCCCCGACGGAGCCTGCGGACGGGCGGGCCCGAGCAGCTGGAATGGGCAGGATTTTCCCTCACTCTGGGAATGGGTCTGTCCGCCCCGCCCTTAACCCCCCCTCCCGGAATGGGCTCGCCCCCTcagtctctgtccctcctcccggGCGGGGCGGCGTTGCTATGGTGACGGCCGGCTGGCTGAGGCCCGGCGTGTGTCCTCGCAGGTGCCAGGGCGGCCCTGGGCCCATGGCGCGGCAGCGCTGACCCAGGCCCCGGGTGGCGGCCGTGCCCCGAGGGCCGGCATGGCGGGCCAGTTCCGCAGCTACGTGTGGGACCCGTTGTTGATCCTGTCGCAGATCGTCCTCATGCAGACCGTCTATTACGGCTCGCTGGGCCTGTGGCTGGCGCTGGTGGACGGGCTGGTGCGCAGCAGCCCCTCGCTGGACCAGATGTTCGACGCCGAGGTAGGGTCCCCTGGACTGCGCGGTCTGAGTCTCGGCTTCATGGGGTGTGCTTTGTGGGTCCGACACCCGGGATCTAGACGTGGCTGGACCACCGTCTCACTCTGTGACCCAGGGAAAGGGACCTCTTCTTTCTGAGTCTCAGGTGCCCCATCCATAAAAATGAAAccactgagaacaaaggcggattataagtaCAGAGGAAAGGGCCTAGATATCCTAAGGAACAGTCCTACATTCCTGGCAACGTGATGCATCTCCTTTCTGACACTCTGAGAaagtgacttcacttccctggcCGCAGATTCTCAGGTGCCAAACTGAAGAGAGGGAGGATGAAAGAGCATTCATGGAGgtattatggaaacagcctagaCTTTGGAATTGGGCTTCAGTTTAAATTCCTCTTACTACCTGTGTGATGGGGCAAGTGCTGTCCCCTCTGAACCAACGTGTTCCTGTCTGCAAAATCATGGCAGAGCTCGTGGACTGCAATACAAAGAAG is a window from the Meles meles chromosome 16, mMelMel3.1 paternal haplotype, whole genome shotgun sequence genome containing:
- the SYS1 gene encoding protein SYS1 homolog isoform X2 translates to MAGQFRSYVWDPLLILSQIVLMQTVYYGSLGLWLALVDGLVRSSPSLDQMFDAEILGFSTPPGRLSMMSFILNALTWS